The following coding sequences are from one Pigmentibacter sp. JX0631 window:
- the secA gene encoding preprotein translocase subunit SecA — protein MLNILKSLFGTKNDRELRKIAPILTKINTLEATLQAFTDAQLKAKTAEFKERYQKGETLDSLLPEAFAVVREASKRSLGKRHFDVQLIGGSVLHQGKIAEMRTGEGKTLTATAPVYLNALTGKGVHVVTVNEYLASTQSEEMGRLYSFLGLTTGCILNGMSDQERQEAYRCDVTYATNNELGFDYLRDNMKVSLEDFVQRGHHFAIVDEVDSILIDEARTPLIISGPSDTTSDKYITANNAIRGLRKEIDYTVDEKSRACALTEAGISKVEKRLNVENLFDPENNELVHACNNALRAHVLFRKDDHYIVQNGQIIIVDEFTGRLMHGRRFSDGLHQALEGKENVQIQPENQTLAQVTLQNYFRMYEKLSGMTGTADTEAVEFHSIYKLSVVVIPTNRPMVRKDHDDVLYLKQATKFNAVADEIEAIHKKGQPVLVGTVSIEKSELLSELLKKKNIPHQVLNAKHHEQEAKIIAEAGQKGKVTLSTNMAGRGTDIILGSGVPELGGLFVIGTERHESRRIDNQLRGRSGRQGDPGASKFFLSWEDELMRRFNNKANQFIMERFVGDEAIHDPRLTNVIGKVQKRVEGFNYDIRKQLLQYDDVLNQQRKAIYSARMRILRKENVKDILAGEPIQKFARTICDDFSPPSGLPGEMVAIDYRNLERILFRNFNKAIPFTPEERVKPELTREEFYELITKKLEQEYNDKEKLFGVDQMRDIERWVMLQTIDSWWKDHLLNIDHLKDGIGLRGYAQKDPLQEYKNEAFELFIRLIAAVKQDSLQMIYRIQPNLAEKFIAEAKAEAERKAEAELKNAHAEHEDPEEAFENKLEEQEALERKRAMYSNP, from the coding sequence ATGTTAAATATTCTCAAATCACTCTTTGGAACGAAAAACGATCGAGAATTACGTAAAATTGCGCCTATTCTTACAAAAATAAATACGCTCGAAGCAACGTTGCAAGCATTCACTGATGCACAATTAAAAGCCAAAACAGCCGAATTTAAGGAACGCTACCAAAAGGGCGAAACCCTAGATTCCCTTCTTCCAGAAGCATTTGCTGTGGTTCGTGAAGCAAGTAAAAGATCATTAGGAAAAAGACATTTCGATGTCCAATTAATCGGTGGTAGTGTTTTACATCAAGGTAAAATAGCAGAAATGCGTACAGGAGAAGGAAAAACTTTAACTGCAACAGCTCCTGTTTATTTAAATGCGCTTACTGGCAAAGGCGTGCATGTAGTCACAGTTAATGAATATCTCGCCTCGACACAATCTGAAGAAATGGGAAGACTTTACAGTTTTTTGGGATTAACAACTGGTTGCATTTTAAATGGAATGAGTGATCAAGAACGCCAAGAGGCCTATCGTTGTGATGTTACTTACGCCACTAATAATGAGTTAGGTTTCGACTATTTAAGAGACAATATGAAAGTTAGTCTTGAAGATTTTGTGCAAAGAGGCCATCATTTTGCTATCGTTGACGAAGTGGACTCTATTTTAATAGACGAAGCGAGAACTCCATTAATTATCAGTGGTCCATCAGATACAACTTCAGATAAATATATTACTGCTAATAATGCAATCAGAGGCTTACGAAAAGAAATTGATTATACCGTAGATGAAAAATCTAGAGCTTGTGCTTTAACCGAAGCAGGAATTTCAAAAGTAGAAAAACGTTTAAATGTTGAAAATCTTTTTGATCCTGAAAATAATGAACTCGTACATGCCTGTAATAATGCGTTAAGAGCCCATGTATTATTTAGAAAAGATGATCATTATATTGTCCAAAATGGACAGATCATCATAGTTGATGAGTTTACTGGAAGACTCATGCATGGCAGAAGATTTTCTGATGGCCTTCATCAAGCTTTAGAAGGTAAGGAAAATGTTCAAATTCAACCAGAAAACCAAACTCTTGCTCAAGTTACTTTACAAAACTACTTTCGGATGTATGAAAAATTATCTGGGATGACTGGTACTGCAGACACTGAGGCCGTTGAATTTCACAGTATTTATAAACTAAGTGTAGTTGTGATTCCAACTAATAGACCAATGGTAAGAAAAGATCATGATGATGTCTTGTATCTAAAACAAGCGACTAAATTTAATGCTGTGGCTGATGAAATTGAAGCCATTCATAAAAAAGGGCAACCTGTTCTTGTCGGTACAGTGAGTATAGAAAAAAGCGAATTACTTTCAGAATTGTTAAAAAAGAAGAATATACCGCATCAAGTTTTAAATGCGAAACATCATGAACAAGAAGCAAAAATTATTGCTGAAGCAGGACAAAAAGGAAAAGTTACACTTTCAACCAACATGGCAGGAAGAGGTACTGATATTATTTTAGGGTCTGGAGTACCAGAACTTGGTGGACTTTTTGTTATTGGAACAGAAAGACATGAAAGCCGGAGAATAGATAACCAGTTGCGCGGACGTTCAGGGCGCCAAGGGGATCCGGGGGCAAGTAAGTTTTTCTTATCTTGGGAAGATGAACTAATGCGTCGCTTTAATAATAAAGCCAATCAGTTTATTATGGAAAGGTTTGTTGGAGATGAAGCCATTCATGACCCTCGCTTAACAAATGTAATTGGCAAAGTTCAAAAAAGAGTTGAAGGTTTTAACTATGATATCCGTAAACAACTCTTGCAGTATGATGATGTGCTAAATCAACAAAGAAAAGCCATTTATTCTGCCCGTATGAGAATTTTACGCAAAGAAAACGTGAAAGATATTTTAGCTGGCGAGCCTATCCAAAAGTTTGCTCGAACTATTTGTGATGACTTTTCTCCTCCAAGTGGATTACCAGGAGAAATGGTTGCAATTGACTATCGTAATTTAGAAAGAATATTATTTCGCAACTTTAATAAGGCAATCCCTTTTACTCCTGAAGAAAGAGTAAAACCTGAGCTAACTCGCGAAGAATTTTATGAGCTGATTACTAAAAAGCTAGAACAAGAATACAATGACAAAGAAAAACTTTTTGGTGTGGATCAAATGCGCGACATTGAGCGCTGGGTAATGTTACAGACAATTGATTCTTGGTGGAAAGATCATTTATTAAATATCGATCATTTAAAAGATGGCATCGGTTTAAGAGGTTATGCGCAAAAAGATCCATTACAAGAATACAAAAATGAAGCATTTGAATTATTCATCAGATTAATTGCAGCAGTAAAGCAAGATTCTTTGCAAATGATCTATCGCATTCAACCTAACTTAGCTGAAAAATTTATTGCTGAAGCAAAAGCTGAAGCTGAAAGAAAGGCCGAAGCAGAGTTAAAAAATGCGCATGCTGAACATGAAGATCCGGAAGAAGCTTTTGAAAATAAGCTTGAAGAACAAGAAGCTTTAGAACGGAAAAGAGCGATGTATTCTAATCCTTAG